The following are from one region of the Streptomyces changanensis genome:
- the sufC gene encoding Fe-S cluster assembly ATPase SufC: MATLEIRDLHVSVEADNATKEILKGVDLTVKQGETHAIMGPNGSGKSTLAYSLAGHPKYTITGGTVTLDGEDVLEMSVDERARAGLFLAMQYPVEVPGVSVSNFLRTSATAVRGEAPKLRTWVKEVKEAMQRLNMDPAFAERNVNEGFSGGEKKRHEILQLELLRPKVAILDETDSGLDVDALRIVSEGVNRVRETGEVGTLLITHYTRILRYIKPDHVHVFSAGRIVESGGPELADKLEAEGYESYTTKGGASL; encoded by the coding sequence ATGGCAACGCTTGAAATCCGCGACCTGCACGTCTCCGTCGAGGCCGACAACGCCACGAAGGAGATCCTCAAGGGCGTCGACCTGACCGTGAAGCAGGGCGAGACCCACGCCATCATGGGCCCCAACGGCTCCGGCAAGTCCACCCTCGCCTACTCGCTCGCCGGCCACCCCAAGTACACGATCACCGGCGGCACGGTGACCCTCGACGGCGAGGACGTCCTCGAGATGTCCGTCGACGAGCGCGCCCGCGCCGGTCTCTTCCTCGCCATGCAGTACCCGGTCGAGGTCCCCGGCGTCTCCGTCTCCAACTTCCTGCGCACCTCCGCCACCGCCGTCCGCGGCGAGGCCCCCAAGCTGCGCACCTGGGTGAAGGAGGTCAAGGAGGCCATGCAGCGCCTCAACATGGACCCGGCCTTCGCGGAGCGCAACGTCAACGAGGGCTTCTCCGGCGGCGAGAAGAAGCGCCACGAGATCCTCCAGCTGGAGCTCCTGCGGCCGAAGGTCGCGATCCTCGACGAGACCGACTCCGGTCTGGACGTCGACGCGCTGCGCATCGTCTCCGAGGGCGTCAACCGCGTCCGCGAGACCGGTGAGGTCGGCACCCTGCTGATCACCCACTACACGCGCATCCTCCGCTACATCAAGCCGGACCACGTCCACGTCTTCTCCGCCGGCCGGATCGTCGAGTCGGGCGGCCCCGAGCTCGCCGACAAGCTGGAGGCCGAGGGGTACGAGTCCTACACCACGAAGGGCGGCGCATCCCTGTGA
- the dapD gene encoding 2,3,4,5-tetrahydropyridine-2,6-dicarboxylate N-succinyltransferase: MTSAPRTTGAVAAGLATIAGDGTVLDTWFPAPELTEAAGPAGTERLTPDQAVDLLGEGAVKAVGVDARRGVEVVAVRTTIASLDEKPLDAHDAYLRLHLLSHRLVRPHGQNLDGVFGLLANVAWTSLGPVAVDDLEKVRLNARAEGMHLQVTSVDKFPRMTDYVAPKGVRIADADRVRLGAHLAAGTTVMHEGFVNFNAGTLGTSMVEGRISAGVVIGDGSDIGGGASTMGTLSGGGNVIISVGERCLIGAEAGVGIALGDECVVEAGLYITAGTRVTLPDGQIVKARELSGASNILFRRNSVTGTVEARPNNAVWGGLNDVLHSHN; the protein is encoded by the coding sequence ATGACTTCTGCACCTCGTACCACCGGAGCCGTCGCGGCCGGTCTCGCCACCATCGCCGGCGACGGCACCGTCCTCGACACCTGGTTCCCCGCGCCCGAGCTGACCGAGGCGGCCGGGCCCGCCGGAACCGAGCGGCTCACCCCCGACCAGGCCGTCGACCTCCTCGGGGAGGGCGCCGTCAAGGCCGTCGGCGTCGACGCCCGCCGCGGCGTCGAGGTCGTCGCCGTGCGCACCACCATCGCCTCGCTGGACGAGAAGCCGCTCGACGCGCACGACGCCTACCTGCGCCTGCACCTGCTCAGCCACCGGCTCGTCCGGCCGCACGGGCAGAACCTCGACGGCGTCTTCGGGCTCCTCGCCAACGTCGCCTGGACGAGCCTCGGCCCCGTCGCCGTGGACGACCTGGAGAAGGTCCGCCTCAACGCCCGCGCCGAGGGGATGCACCTCCAGGTGACCAGCGTCGACAAGTTCCCCCGTATGACGGACTACGTCGCGCCGAAGGGCGTGCGCATCGCCGACGCGGACCGCGTCCGCCTCGGCGCGCACCTCGCGGCCGGCACCACCGTCATGCACGAGGGCTTCGTCAACTTCAACGCCGGCACGCTCGGCACGTCCATGGTCGAGGGCCGCATCTCCGCGGGCGTCGTCATCGGCGACGGTTCCGACATCGGCGGCGGCGCCTCCACGATGGGCACCCTCTCCGGCGGCGGCAACGTCATCATCTCCGTCGGCGAGCGCTGCCTCATCGGCGCCGAGGCGGGCGTGGGCATCGCGCTGGGCGACGAGTGCGTCGTCGAGGCCGGTCTGTACATCACGGCCGGTACGCGCGTCACCCTGCCCGACGGCCAGATCGTCAAGGCCCGCGAGCTGTCCGGCGCGTCGAACATCCTCTTCCGCCGCAACTCGGTCACCGGCACCGTCGAGGCCCGCCCCAACAACGCCGTCTGGGGCGGCCTCAACGACGTCCTGCACAGTCACAACTGA
- a CDS encoding endonuclease/exonuclease/phosphatase family protein, with product MASSLPRTAAVSAVVAAALAGGLLAGASTSAADTTDTVRIHDVQGSTRVSPLVGQRVTDVPGVVTGVRDHGSRGFWFQDPRGDGDAATSEGLFVFTGSKPTVAVGDAVTVSGTVTEYVPGGVASGNQSLTQISKPTVTVVSSGNPVPAPVTVTARSVPDAYTPAGDPANGGSINGLPLRPDRYALDYYESLEGANVRIGSSRVVGPSTEHAELWVTVKPRENANHRGGTVYGSYTSQNTGRLKVQSLVPLAQQPFPTANVGDVLAGVTEGPLDFNQHGGYTLTARTLGTVQDRGLVREKTRAQHHGELAVATYNVENLDPTDPQEKFDALARAVVDNLASPDVLALEEIQDDNGAKSDGTVTAGETLKRFTDAIVAAGGPAYAWRSIDPQDGKDGGQPGGNIRQAFLFNPARVSFTDRAGGDATTATEVVKERGKAALTLSPGRIDPANAAWENSRKPLAGEFTFRGRTVIVVANHFGSKGGDESIVGHRQPPNRSSEAQRHQQARVVNAFVKDVLAVQRNADVVVLGDINDFEFSDTTAALTDGGALHAAITSLPCSERYSYVFQGNSQVLDQILTSPGIRHFSYDSVHINAEFADQNSDHDPQVLRFRP from the coding sequence ATGGCTTCCTCCCTGCCGAGAACCGCAGCCGTCTCGGCCGTCGTCGCCGCCGCTCTGGCCGGCGGCCTGCTCGCCGGGGCCTCCACCTCGGCGGCGGACACGACCGACACCGTCCGCATCCACGACGTGCAGGGCTCCACCCGCGTGTCCCCGCTCGTCGGGCAGCGCGTCACGGACGTCCCCGGCGTCGTCACGGGCGTCCGGGACCACGGCTCGCGCGGCTTCTGGTTCCAGGACCCGCGAGGAGACGGGGACGCGGCGACCAGCGAGGGCCTGTTCGTCTTCACCGGCTCGAAGCCGACCGTCGCCGTCGGCGACGCCGTCACGGTGTCGGGCACGGTCACCGAGTACGTCCCGGGCGGAGTCGCCTCCGGCAACCAGTCGCTCACGCAGATATCGAAGCCCACCGTCACCGTCGTCTCCTCCGGCAACCCGGTGCCGGCGCCCGTGACCGTCACCGCCCGTTCCGTGCCGGACGCGTACACCCCCGCGGGCGACCCGGCGAACGGCGGCTCGATCAACGGCCTGCCACTGCGCCCCGACCGGTACGCCCTGGACTACTACGAGTCGCTGGAGGGCGCCAACGTCCGCATCGGCTCCTCGCGCGTCGTCGGCCCCAGCACCGAGCACGCCGAGCTGTGGGTGACCGTCAAGCCCCGCGAGAACGCCAACCACCGGGGCGGCACGGTATACGGCTCGTACACGTCGCAGAACACCGGCCGCCTGAAGGTCCAGTCGCTCGTCCCGCTGGCCCAGCAGCCCTTCCCGACCGCGAACGTCGGCGACGTCCTCGCGGGTGTCACCGAGGGCCCGCTCGACTTCAACCAGCACGGCGGCTACACCCTCACCGCGCGGACCCTCGGCACCGTCCAGGACCGCGGCCTGGTGCGCGAGAAGACCCGTGCGCAGCACCACGGCGAGCTGGCCGTCGCCACGTACAACGTGGAGAACCTCGACCCGACCGACCCGCAGGAGAAGTTCGACGCGCTCGCGAGGGCCGTCGTCGACAACCTCGCCTCCCCCGACGTCCTCGCGCTGGAGGAGATCCAGGACGACAACGGCGCCAAGAGCGACGGGACCGTCACCGCCGGCGAGACACTGAAGCGGTTCACGGACGCGATCGTCGCCGCCGGCGGACCGGCCTACGCGTGGCGCTCCATCGACCCGCAGGACGGCAAGGACGGCGGCCAGCCGGGCGGCAACATCCGCCAGGCGTTCCTCTTCAACCCCGCCCGTGTCTCCTTCACCGACCGCGCGGGCGGCGACGCGACGACGGCCACCGAGGTCGTCAAGGAGCGCGGCAAGGCGGCGCTCACCCTCTCCCCCGGCCGGATCGACCCGGCGAACGCCGCCTGGGAGAACAGCCGCAAGCCGCTCGCGGGCGAGTTCACCTTCCGCGGGCGCACGGTCATCGTGGTCGCCAACCACTTCGGCTCGAAGGGCGGCGACGAGTCGATCGTCGGGCACCGCCAGCCGCCGAACCGTTCCTCCGAGGCGCAGCGCCACCAGCAGGCGCGGGTCGTCAACGCCTTCGTCAAGGACGTCCTGGCCGTGCAGCGCAACGCCGACGTCGTGGTCCTCGGCGACATCAACGACTTCGAGTTCTCCGACACGACCGCGGCGCTCACCGACGGCGGCGCCCTGCACGCGGCCATCACCAGCCTGCCGTGCTCCGAGCGCTACTCGTACGTCTTCCAGGGCAACAGCCAGGTGCTGGACCAGATCCTGACCAGCCCCGGCATCCGCCACTTCAGTTACGACAGCGTGCACATCAACGCGGAGTTCGCCGACCAGAACAGCGACCACGACCCGCAGGTGCTGCGCTTCCGCCCCTGA
- a CDS encoding non-heme iron oxygenase ferredoxin subunit produces the protein MAFVRACGLSELAQDTPKRVELDGTPVSVVLTEGEVFAINDICSHANVSLSEGEVEDCAIECWLHGSSFDLRTGKPSGLPATRPVPVYPVKIEGDDVLVSVTQES, from the coding sequence ATGGCCTTCGTCCGCGCCTGCGGCCTGAGCGAGCTGGCACAGGACACCCCGAAGCGGGTGGAACTCGACGGCACGCCGGTGTCGGTCGTCCTCACCGAGGGCGAGGTGTTCGCGATCAACGACATCTGCTCGCACGCGAACGTCTCCCTCTCGGAGGGAGAGGTCGAGGACTGCGCCATCGAGTGCTGGCTGCACGGCTCCAGCTTCGACCTCCGCACCGGCAAGCCGTCCGGCCTCCCCGCGACGCGCCCCGTCCCCGTGTACCCCGTAAAGATCGAAGGGGACGATGTGCTCGTCTCCGTCACCCAGGAGTCCTGA
- a CDS encoding cysteine desulfurase, with amino-acid sequence MTQLPGLLDTEAIRKDFPILDRVLHDGKKLVYLDNAATSQTPRQVIDVLSEYYEQHNANVHRGVHVLAEEATELYEGARDKVAAFINAPSRDEVIFTKNASESLNLVANMLGWADEPYRVDAETEIVITEMEHHSNIVPWQLLAQRTGAKLKWFGLTDDGRLDLSRIDEVITPKTKIVSFVLVSNILGTFNPVEAIVRRAQEVGALVLIDASQAAPHMVLDVQALQADFVAFTGHKMCGPTGIGVLWGRQELLEDLPPFLGGGEMIETVSMSSSTYAPAPHKFEAGTPPIAQAVGLGAAVDYLTAIGMDRIAAHEHALTEYAIQRFRDVPDLRIIGPTTAEDRGAAISFTLGDIHPHDVGQVLDEQGIAVRVGHHCARPVCLRYGIPATTRASFYLYSTPAEVDALVDGLEHVRNFFG; translated from the coding sequence GTGACACAGCTTCCGGGCCTCCTCGACACCGAGGCGATCCGCAAGGACTTCCCGATCCTCGACCGGGTGCTCCACGACGGCAAGAAGCTCGTGTACCTGGACAACGCGGCGACCTCGCAGACGCCGCGCCAGGTCATCGACGTGCTGAGCGAGTACTACGAGCAGCACAACGCCAACGTCCACCGTGGCGTGCACGTCCTCGCCGAGGAGGCCACGGAGCTGTACGAGGGCGCCCGTGACAAGGTCGCGGCCTTCATCAACGCGCCCAGCCGGGACGAGGTCATCTTCACGAAGAACGCCTCGGAGTCGCTGAACCTCGTCGCGAACATGCTGGGCTGGGCGGACGAGCCCTACCGGGTGGACGCCGAGACCGAGATCGTCATCACGGAGATGGAGCACCACTCCAACATCGTTCCGTGGCAGCTGCTCGCGCAGCGCACCGGTGCGAAGCTGAAGTGGTTCGGGCTGACCGACGACGGCCGGCTCGACCTCTCCCGCATCGACGAGGTCATCACGCCGAAGACGAAGATCGTCTCCTTCGTGCTGGTCTCCAACATCCTCGGCACGTTCAACCCGGTCGAGGCGATCGTGCGCCGCGCCCAGGAGGTCGGCGCGCTCGTCCTCATCGACGCGTCGCAGGCCGCCCCGCACATGGTGCTGGACGTGCAGGCGCTCCAGGCCGACTTCGTGGCCTTCACCGGCCACAAGATGTGCGGTCCGACGGGCATCGGCGTCCTGTGGGGCCGCCAGGAGCTGCTGGAGGACCTCCCGCCGTTCCTCGGCGGCGGCGAGATGATCGAGACCGTCTCGATGAGCTCGTCGACGTACGCCCCCGCGCCGCACAAGTTCGAGGCGGGCACGCCGCCGATCGCCCAGGCCGTGGGCCTCGGCGCGGCGGTGGACTACCTGACCGCGATCGGCATGGACCGGATCGCCGCTCACGAGCACGCGCTCACCGAGTACGCGATCCAGCGCTTCCGGGACGTCCCGGACCTGCGGATCATCGGCCCCACCACGGCCGAGGACCGCGGCGCGGCGATCTCCTTCACGCTCGGTGACATCCACCCCCACGACGTGGGTCAGGTCCTCGACGAGCAGGGCATCGCGGTCCGCGTCGGCCACCACTGCGCGCGGCCCGTCTGCCTGCGGTACGGAATTCCCGCGACCACGCGAGCGTCGTTCTATCTGTACTCCACGCCGGCCGAGGTCGACGCCCTGGTGGACGGTCTGGAGCACGTCCGCAATTTCTTCGGATGA
- the sufD gene encoding Fe-S cluster assembly protein SufD, whose translation MAENIPVGSTTAGSIAVAAESTVATRMSAPPSFDVADFPVPHGREEEWRFTPLERLRGLHDGTAVATGEGVRVDVTAPDAVTVETVGRDDARLGRAGTPVDRVAAQAYSAFEKATVVSVPRETALTEPVRIAVHGQGGTSFGQLVVELGAFAEAVVVIDHTGDAVLAANVDYVLGDGAKLTVVSVQDWDAGAVHVAQHNTLVGRDASFKSVVVTFGGDLVRIHPRVEYAGTGGEAQLFGLYLTDAGQHQEHRLLVTHNAPHCTSNVVYKGALQGEGAHAVWIGDVLIQAAAEGTDTYEMNRNLVLTDGARVDSVPNLEIETGEIAGAGHASATGRFDDEQLFYLMARGIPEVEARRLVVRGFFAELLQQIGLPDVEERLIEKIEAELEASV comes from the coding sequence ATGGCTGAGAACATCCCGGTGGGCTCCACCACCGCCGGCTCCATCGCGGTGGCGGCGGAGTCGACCGTCGCCACCCGCATGAGCGCCCCCCCGTCCTTCGACGTCGCGGACTTCCCCGTCCCGCACGGCCGCGAGGAGGAGTGGCGGTTCACGCCGCTGGAGCGCCTGCGCGGGCTGCACGACGGCACCGCCGTCGCCACCGGTGAGGGGGTGCGCGTCGACGTGACGGCGCCCGACGCCGTCACCGTCGAGACCGTCGGCCGCGACGACGCCCGTCTCGGCCGGGCCGGCACCCCCGTGGACCGGGTCGCCGCCCAGGCGTACTCCGCCTTCGAGAAGGCCACGGTCGTCTCCGTGCCCCGCGAGACGGCGCTCACCGAGCCGGTCCGCATCGCGGTGCACGGCCAGGGCGGCACCTCCTTCGGCCAGCTCGTCGTCGAGCTGGGCGCCTTCGCCGAGGCCGTCGTGGTCATCGACCACACCGGTGACGCGGTGCTCGCCGCCAACGTCGACTACGTCCTCGGCGACGGCGCGAAGCTCACCGTCGTCTCCGTCCAGGACTGGGACGCGGGGGCCGTCCACGTCGCGCAGCACAACACGCTCGTCGGCCGCGACGCCTCCTTCAAGTCCGTCGTCGTCACCTTCGGCGGGGACCTGGTCCGCATCCACCCGCGCGTCGAGTACGCCGGCACCGGCGGCGAGGCCCAGCTCTTCGGCCTCTACCTCACCGACGCCGGGCAGCACCAGGAGCACCGCCTCCTCGTCACGCACAACGCCCCGCACTGCACGTCGAACGTCGTCTACAAGGGCGCCCTCCAGGGCGAGGGCGCGCACGCCGTGTGGATCGGCGACGTGCTCATCCAGGCCGCCGCCGAGGGCACCGACACCTATGAGATGAACCGCAACCTCGTCCTCACGGACGGCGCGCGGGTCGACTCGGTGCCGAACCTGGAGATCGAGACCGGTGAGATCGCCGGCGCCGGCCACGCCTCGGCGACCGGCCGCTTCGACGACGAGCAGCTCTTCTACCTGATGGCCCGCGGCATCCCGGAGGTCGAGGCCCGCCGCCTCGTCGTCCGCGGCTTCTTCGCCGAGCTGCTCCAGCAGATCGGCCTGCCGGACGTCGAGGAGCGGCTCATCGAGAAGATCGAGGCCGAACTGGAGGCGTCCGTCTGA
- the sufU gene encoding Fe-S cluster assembly sulfur transfer protein SufU, whose translation MKLDSMYQDVILDHYKHPHGRGLRDGDAEVHHVNPTCGDEITLRVKYDGSRIADVSYEGQGCSISQASASVLNELLVGKELEEAQRIQGTFLELMQSKGRLEPDEAMEELLEDAVAFAGVSKYPARVKCALLSWMAWKDATAQALGGEPAKADGKTA comes from the coding sequence GTGAAGCTGGATTCGATGTACCAGGACGTCATCCTGGACCACTACAAGCACCCGCACGGGCGGGGCTTGCGGGACGGCGACGCCGAGGTGCACCACGTCAACCCGACGTGTGGTGACGAGATCACGCTCCGTGTGAAGTACGACGGCTCCCGCATCGCGGACGTGTCGTACGAGGGCCAGGGCTGTTCCATCAGCCAGGCCTCCGCCTCCGTGCTGAACGAGCTGCTCGTCGGCAAGGAGCTGGAGGAGGCGCAGCGGATCCAGGGCACCTTCCTGGAGCTGATGCAGTCGAAGGGCCGGCTGGAGCCGGACGAGGCGATGGAGGAGCTGCTGGAGGACGCGGTCGCGTTCGCCGGCGTCTCCAAGTACCCGGCCCGGGTGAAGTGCGCGCTGTTGAGCTGGATGGCGTGGAAGGACGCGACCGCCCAGGCACTGGGCGGCGAGCCCGCGAAGGCGGATGGGAAGACGGCATGA
- a CDS encoding DUF3618 domain-containing protein: MTRPDELRLEAAQRREELVETLDQLVAKTDLRARFARADHRPMVLVAAAVGAVVLAGVLLSRSRQGKGRR; this comes from the coding sequence ATGACTCGGCCCGACGAACTGCGCCTCGAAGCGGCGCAACGGCGCGAGGAGCTGGTCGAGACGCTCGACCAGCTCGTGGCGAAGACGGATCTGCGGGCGCGGTTCGCGCGCGCGGACCACCGGCCGATGGTGCTGGTGGCGGCCGCGGTGGGGGCGGTGGTACTCGCCGGAGTGCTCCTGAGCCGGTCGCGGCAGGGGAAGGGACGTCGATGA
- a CDS encoding antibiotic biosynthesis monooxygenase, translating into MTAHVLPHARPDLTRPGVGLVKASTWRVGTPERQRAAVDAIARTWLARQWPTDGLLSYTVHVGADGDTLLHYSQWRSEDDYQELVRTERTARNAAIDAAVPGIERVALHSYALHRSVVPAPGDDRVPGRVVTVDVEFDGPDPARQQGWGDAVFEALVGGPAPHPGGVSAHFHTGLDGTRVLGYAEWESAAAHEEALAASGGGVAGLTPQWSRVRTSPGLVRGRLRRYTPALSLAADA; encoded by the coding sequence ATGACCGCGCACGTCCTACCGCACGCCCGCCCCGACCTCACCCGTCCGGGAGTCGGCCTCGTCAAGGCCAGTACCTGGCGCGTCGGCACGCCGGAGCGGCAGCGCGCCGCCGTCGACGCCATCGCCCGCACCTGGCTCGCACGGCAGTGGCCGACCGACGGGCTGCTCTCGTACACCGTCCACGTCGGCGCGGACGGGGACACCCTGCTCCACTACTCCCAGTGGCGGTCCGAGGACGACTACCAGGAACTCGTCCGCACCGAACGCACCGCCAGGAACGCCGCGATCGACGCCGCGGTGCCCGGCATCGAGCGCGTCGCGCTCCACTCGTACGCGCTCCACCGCAGCGTCGTGCCCGCGCCGGGCGACGACAGGGTGCCGGGGCGCGTGGTGACGGTGGACGTGGAGTTCGACGGACCGGATCCAGCCCGCCAACAGGGCTGGGGGGACGCGGTGTTCGAGGCGCTGGTCGGCGGCCCGGCGCCGCACCCCGGGGGCGTCTCCGCCCACTTCCACACGGGTCTGGACGGCACCCGCGTGCTCGGTTACGCCGAGTGGGAGAGCGCCGCCGCCCACGAGGAGGCCCTCGCCGCGTCCGGCGGGGGCGTCGCAGGGCTCACCCCGCAGTGGAGCCGGGTGCGGACCTCCCCCGGGCTGGTCCGCGGTCGGCTGCGCCGCTACACGCCCGCGCTCAGCCTCGCCGCGGACGCGTAG
- a CDS encoding DUF4235 domain-containing protein, translating to MRGRKGMRVTTKKAKRKQKMLYRPVGLLLGLAGGALASSLFGKAWAAVGRGSDAPDALDEDRSWREVLIAAALQGAIFATVRAAVDRGGATGVRRLTGTWPSDH from the coding sequence ATGAGGGGACGGAAGGGCATGCGGGTGACGACGAAGAAGGCGAAGCGGAAGCAGAAGATGCTGTACCGGCCGGTCGGACTGCTGCTGGGGCTCGCGGGCGGTGCCCTCGCGAGCTCGCTGTTCGGCAAGGCGTGGGCGGCCGTCGGGCGAGGCAGTGACGCCCCCGACGCGTTGGACGAGGACCGCTCCTGGCGGGAGGTCCTGATCGCCGCCGCCCTCCAGGGGGCCATCTTCGCGACGGTGCGGGCGGCCGTGGACCGCGGTGGCGCGACCGGGGTGCGGAGGCTCACCGGAACGTGGCCCTCCGACCATTGA
- the dapA gene encoding 4-hydroxy-tetrahydrodipicolinate synthase, which produces MTHDGTALPPFGPVLCAMVTPFTPSGEAPDHDRAARLDTDLVARGCDGLVLNGTTGESPTTSDAEKAPLLRAVREAVGEGVPLVAGVGTADTAHTTELARQAEAAGADGLLVVPPYFSRPPQAAVEAHFRRVADATGLPPALYDIPGRTGVRIEPDTVLRLADHPRIVAVKDCSYDLPAATKVLARTPLAVYSGCDELDLPLYAIGGAGCVSTVANAAPGAVRAVLDAFDAGDTAGAARWHRRLLPLTELMMASGLPGAVTVKALLDAGPVREPLQPADRGAVDGLRRAYEELVSR; this is translated from the coding sequence ATGACCCACGATGGCACCGCTCTCCCTCCCTTCGGCCCCGTCCTGTGCGCGATGGTCACGCCCTTCACCCCCTCCGGTGAGGCGCCGGACCACGACCGGGCCGCGCGGCTCGACACCGACCTCGTGGCCCGGGGGTGCGACGGCCTGGTCCTCAACGGCACGACCGGCGAGTCCCCCACCACGTCCGACGCCGAGAAGGCCCCGCTCCTCCGGGCGGTGCGGGAGGCGGTCGGGGAGGGCGTGCCGCTCGTGGCGGGCGTCGGCACGGCGGACACCGCGCACACCACCGAGCTGGCCCGGCAGGCGGAGGCGGCCGGCGCCGACGGCCTGCTCGTCGTCCCGCCGTACTTCAGCCGACCTCCCCAGGCGGCCGTGGAGGCGCACTTCCGCCGGGTCGCCGACGCGACGGGGCTGCCGCCGGCGCTGTACGACATCCCGGGCCGCACGGGTGTGCGGATCGAGCCGGACACGGTGCTGCGACTCGCCGACCATCCGCGGATCGTCGCGGTGAAGGACTGTTCCTACGACCTGCCGGCCGCGACGAAGGTGCTCGCCCGGACCCCGCTCGCCGTCTACTCGGGGTGCGACGAGCTGGACCTGCCGCTGTACGCGATCGGCGGCGCGGGGTGCGTCAGTACCGTCGCGAACGCGGCGCCCGGTGCGGTGCGGGCGGTGCTGGACGCGTTCGACGCGGGGGACACGGCCGGTGCCGCCCGGTGGCACCGGCGGCTGCTGCCTCTGACGGAGCTGATGATGGCGTCGGGACTCCCGGGCGCGGTGACGGTGAAGGCCCTCCTGGACGCGGGCCCGGTCCGCGAACCGCTGCAGCCCGCCGACCGCGGGGCGGTCGACGGGCTGCGGAGGGCGTACGAGGAGCTGGTCAGCCGCTGA
- a CDS encoding phage holin family protein, whose product MAAEPSVGELVKRASEQLSELVRAELRTAQAELAVKGKRAGVGGGLLGGATALAYIGLMALAGTCVALLALVLEVWAAALIVTVVLFAAAGALALAGRAQLRKAAPPLPERAMDGIRSDIDEIKETVHR is encoded by the coding sequence GTGGCCGCAGAACCCTCGGTCGGCGAGCTGGTCAAGCGGGCTTCGGAACAGCTGTCCGAGCTGGTCAGGGCCGAACTGCGCACCGCACAGGCCGAACTGGCCGTCAAGGGCAAGCGGGCCGGAGTCGGTGGCGGTCTGCTCGGGGGCGCGACCGCCCTCGCCTACATCGGGCTCATGGCGCTGGCCGGGACCTGCGTGGCGCTCCTCGCGCTGGTGCTGGAGGTCTGGGCGGCCGCGCTGATCGTGACCGTCGTCCTCTTCGCCGCCGCCGGCGCCCTGGCCCTCGCGGGCCGCGCCCAACTGCGCAAGGCCGCGCCGCCTCTGCCCGAGCGGGCCATGGACGGCATCCGCTCGGACATCGACGAGATCAAGGAGACGGTCCACCGATGA
- a CDS encoding metal-sulfur cluster assembly factor — protein sequence MSENETATVKPASEDEVREALYDVVDPELGIDVVNLGLIYGIHVDDSNVATLDMTLTSAACPLTDVIEDQAKAATDGIVNELKINWVWMPPWGPDKITDDGREQLRALGFNV from the coding sequence ATGAGCGAGAACGAGACGGCAACGGTGAAGCCCGCGTCCGAGGACGAGGTCCGCGAGGCGCTGTACGACGTGGTCGACCCCGAGCTGGGGATCGACGTCGTGAACCTGGGCCTCATCTACGGGATCCACGTCGACGACTCCAACGTCGCCACGCTGGACATGACGCTCACCTCGGCGGCGTGCCCGCTGACGGACGTCATCGAGGACCAGGCGAAGGCGGCGACCGACGGCATCGTCAACGAGCTGAAGATCAACTGGGTCTGGATGCCGCCGTGGGGCCCGGACAAGATCACGGACGACGGGCGCGAGCAGCTGCGCGCGCTCGGCTTCAACGTCTGA